A single window of Candidatus Zixiibacteriota bacterium DNA harbors:
- a CDS encoding restriction endonuclease subunit S, producing the protein MNTKTEQEPGRSYRPYPEYRQSSVKWLGEVPKGWELKRLNYLMSNVVAKNTESTNDEQIIALENIEGWTGRLIEPENQKRPEGDLKVFAAGDLLFGKLRPYLAKATIASNNGLCVGEVLVLRVEDKLDNRFLLYRILTKDLIEYIDASTQGAKMPRAEWEFIKTLPIAFPDASQQRVIANFLDRKTALIDDVIAKKQKLIELLKEKRQALITQAVTKGLDPNAKLNKSGIEWLGDVPEAWEVKRLRFLSKGPFEYGANEEASDDNPEDPRYIRITDIREDGELHSDTFRSLPIDVAKPYLLQEGDLLFARSGATVGKTFRYKDSWGQCCYAGYLIRMRSDTRKVDSKFLHYYTLSDAYMQWKDSVFWQATIQNISAEKYKNFIIALPTLKEQSLIVAFLAGQTTKTDDVIGKVTVQIDKLKEYRQALITSAVTGKIDVRGE; encoded by the coding sequence ATGAATACAAAGACGGAACAAGAACCTGGCCGTAGTTACAGGCCATACCCCGAATACCGACAGTCAAGTGTGAAATGGCTTGGCGAAGTTCCAAAAGGCTGGGAACTGAAGCGGCTGAATTACCTAATGTCTAACGTTGTCGCTAAGAACACGGAATCAACAAACGACGAGCAGATCATCGCACTCGAAAACATAGAGGGCTGGACCGGGCGTCTCATTGAGCCTGAAAACCAAAAACGACCTGAGGGCGATTTGAAGGTTTTTGCGGCGGGAGACCTGCTCTTTGGAAAGTTGAGACCATACCTTGCAAAAGCTACCATTGCTTCTAACAATGGCTTGTGCGTTGGTGAAGTGCTTGTTCTCCGTGTTGAAGATAAGCTAGACAATCGCTTCCTTCTGTATCGAATACTGACCAAGGACCTAATAGAGTATATTGACGCCTCGACTCAAGGCGCGAAGATGCCTCGTGCAGAGTGGGAATTCATTAAGACGTTACCAATTGCTTTTCCGGATGCCAGCCAACAGAGAGTTATCGCCAACTTCCTCGACCGGAAGACGGCGCTGATCGATGACGTGATTGCCAAGAAGCAGAAGCTGATCGAGTTGCTAAAGGAGAAGCGACAGGCGCTCATAACTCAGGCTGTCACCAAAGGCCTCGACCCGAACGCCAAGCTCAACAAGTCCGGGATCGAGTGGCTGGGGGATGTCCCGGAGGCGTGGGAGGTTAAGCGGCTGAGATTCTTGAGTAAGGGACCATTTGAATATGGTGCAAATGAAGAAGCTTCAGACGATAATCCGGAAGATCCACGCTATATCCGCATTACCGATATTAGAGAAGACGGGGAGTTACATTCAGATACCTTTCGTTCATTGCCCATAGATGTTGCCAAACCCTACTTACTACAAGAAGGTGATTTGCTTTTTGCACGAAGTGGAGCAACCGTTGGGAAGACCTTTCGATACAAGGATTCATGGGGGCAATGCTGTTATGCCGGATACTTGATAAGAATGCGATCTGATACTCGCAAAGTAGATTCTAAGTTCCTACACTATTACACGCTCTCTGACGCATATATGCAATGGAAGGACTCCGTTTTCTGGCAGGCAACAATACAGAATATTAGCGCAGAGAAATATAAGAATTTCATTATTGCCCTCCCTACGCTAAAAGAACAATCACTTATTGTCGCATTCCTGGCCGGTCAGACCACGAAGACCGATGACGTGATCGGAAAAGTAACCGTCCAAATCGATAAGCTGAAAGAATACCGACAGGCGTTGATTACGAGCGCAGTGACGGGGAAGATTGACGTGAGGGGGGAATAG
- a CDS encoding ImmA/IrrE family metallo-endopeptidase, with protein sequence MSRVAVKEEILRWALDRSGRTFEDLREKFPKIQDWATGENQPTLRQLESLAKATLTPLGYFFLERPPEERLPIPHYRTIREDTPTRPSPDLIETVQIMQRRQSWMRDFLMDQGAEELTIVRTANTRARATSVAERMRRALGLDNNWASNHRTWTDALSALREAIEVSGVLVVVNGIVGNNTHRKLDVEEFRGFVLVDDFAPLIFVNGADGKAAQMFTLAHELAHVFFGRSAAFDLRRLQPADDAIERACNEAAAEFLVPADSLRDVWATLDQSHAPFQDIARHFKVSQIVAARRLLDLDLIDRARFFAFYQEYTDQIRESSQKSGGGDFYATQNLRLGRRFSRAVIQATREGKLLFSDAYRLTGLHGSTFEQYAERLGLGVSR encoded by the coding sequence TTGAGTAGAGTAGCAGTCAAAGAAGAGATATTACGCTGGGCGCTCGACCGCAGTGGACGGACATTCGAGGATTTGAGGGAGAAATTCCCAAAAATCCAAGACTGGGCCACAGGTGAAAATCAGCCTACTCTTCGGCAATTAGAATCTTTGGCAAAGGCAACGCTGACTCCACTCGGTTATTTCTTTCTAGAGAGGCCACCTGAAGAAAGACTGCCTATTCCGCACTATCGAACTATACGGGAAGATACACCTACCAGACCCAGTCCGGACTTGATTGAAACGGTACAGATAATGCAGCGAAGACAGTCCTGGATGAGAGACTTCCTGATGGATCAGGGTGCGGAGGAGTTGACAATCGTGCGCACAGCAAACACACGTGCGCGAGCAACGTCGGTCGCGGAGAGAATGCGTCGAGCTTTGGGACTCGATAACAACTGGGCATCCAACCATCGCACCTGGACCGATGCCCTTTCCGCCTTACGCGAAGCTATTGAAGTAAGTGGCGTTCTGGTTGTAGTCAACGGCATTGTTGGTAACAACACACATCGGAAGCTGGATGTTGAGGAATTCCGCGGATTTGTACTCGTGGATGACTTTGCACCGCTAATCTTCGTCAACGGGGCTGATGGAAAAGCCGCTCAGATGTTTACTCTAGCGCACGAGCTAGCTCATGTCTTTTTTGGCCGCAGTGCAGCTTTTGATCTCAGGAGATTGCAGCCTGCTGATGATGCTATCGAGAGAGCATGCAACGAAGCTGCAGCTGAATTCCTCGTGCCTGCGGATTCCTTGCGAGACGTTTGGGCTACTCTCGATCAATCACATGCTCCATTTCAAGACATTGCCAGACACTTCAAGGTTAGTCAAATTGTTGCTGCTCGCAGGCTTCTGGACCTGGATTTGATAGATAGAGCTCGCTTCTTTGCCTTTTATCAGGAGTATACGGACCAGATTCGAGAGTCTTCTCAGAAGAGCGGAGGCGGCGATTTTTACGCAACCCAGAATCTACGGCTCGGCCGTCGTTTTTCGCGAGCCGTTATCCAGGCCACTCGCGAAGGTAAGCTGCTGTTTAGTGACGCTTACAGATTGACCGGATTACACGGAAGCACTTTTGAGCAGTACGCGGAACGCCTTGGGCTTGGAGTGTCGCGTTGA
- a CDS encoding type I restriction endonuclease: MDTSEKAFESHIEQVLTGSGYLARNPRHYTTQSCLDEELLFEFIFATQPKEWEKLKQQHGDQVRANFVYRLTQEIEKWGVLDVLRKGVSDYGSRFQLVYFAPESRMNPEHARLYRSNVFSIMRQVKFSENTGQSLDTVLFLNGIPIITLELKNQLTGQNVQNAIRQYRYDRDPREPLFHFKRCLVHFAVDNDLVFMTTRLAGRTTHFLPFNKGFEGGAGNPINKSGFRSSYLWEEVLQRDSLLQIISDFMLLSVETSTNEQGEEKQSEALIFPRYHQLDATRGIIGHARNNGVGHNYLIQHSAGSGKTKTISWLAHRLSSLHDAADQKIFDSAIVISDRRVIDKQLRDEVQQFEQTSGVVAAIDQGSAQLREALESGKKIIVSTLQKFPFIVDEISKQASKNFAVIIDEAHSSQTGESTKSLKKALGSLEEAEQENEQEQELTDEEAVLRELESRGRPKNISFFAFTATPKEKTMELFGTRNDDGSFAPFHLYSMRQAIEEGFILDVLKNYTTFQTYFNLTKKIENDPQYEKKKGIALLRSYVELHEHAIGEKTELIIEHFLKHVFRQIDGYAKAMLVTRSRLHAVRYKLAFDEYIRKNRYPIKTLVAFSGTVADSGQEYTEPGMNGLRNDKLTAETFKLPEYKFLIVANKFQTGFDQPLLHTMYVDKKLGGVMAVQTLSRLNRTYQSKGKTEVFVLDFANHEDEIQKAFQPYYDRAILTKPTDPNKLYDLERTILEFGLFDKGDVDAFASVFFRKGATPEKLHPLLDPIVEEYIKREKKERFDFRDQVKNYIRLYAFLSQIISFKDVGLEKLYAYLRILARKLPSDKERLPVEITENVNMDTYRIQQISSGSIELEKTTGELKPIEGLGTGRGTDEREFLSRIIEEVNKRFGTDFTEGDRVFFAELETRLAGNETLSQSAKTNTKEALKLVFAHIFEAQLHAMVESNFDIYKKIVENAEFGSFIKEKMFDEVYEKLRTE; this comes from the coding sequence ATGGATACATCAGAAAAAGCGTTTGAATCACATATCGAGCAGGTACTGACCGGCTCCGGCTATCTTGCGCGGAATCCGAGGCACTACACCACCCAATCCTGCCTGGATGAGGAGTTGCTTTTTGAGTTCATCTTCGCGACTCAGCCCAAAGAGTGGGAGAAGCTGAAGCAACAGCACGGCGATCAGGTGAGGGCCAACTTCGTGTATCGCCTGACCCAAGAGATCGAAAAGTGGGGCGTTTTGGACGTGCTAAGAAAGGGCGTCAGTGACTACGGTTCACGCTTTCAGCTTGTCTATTTCGCACCCGAAAGTCGCATGAATCCCGAACACGCTCGGCTGTACCGGAGCAATGTCTTTTCGATAATGCGGCAGGTCAAATTCAGCGAGAACACCGGACAGTCCCTCGACACGGTGCTTTTCCTGAACGGCATCCCGATCATCACCTTGGAACTGAAAAACCAGTTGACCGGGCAGAATGTCCAGAATGCGATACGGCAGTATCGCTACGACCGCGACCCGCGCGAACCCCTGTTCCATTTCAAGCGCTGCCTGGTTCACTTCGCAGTAGACAACGACCTGGTGTTTATGACTACCCGTCTGGCCGGTCGGACGACTCACTTCCTGCCGTTCAACAAAGGTTTCGAGGGCGGAGCAGGCAACCCAATCAATAAGAGCGGATTTCGTAGCTCTTATCTTTGGGAAGAGGTACTTCAGAGAGACAGTCTCTTGCAGATTATCTCGGATTTCATGTTGCTTTCGGTGGAGACGAGCACAAACGAACAGGGCGAGGAAAAGCAGTCCGAGGCGCTCATCTTCCCGCGATACCACCAGCTTGACGCTACACGGGGGATAATTGGTCATGCCCGGAACAACGGTGTCGGGCACAACTATTTGATTCAGCATAGCGCCGGTTCCGGCAAGACAAAGACAATTTCGTGGTTGGCGCATCGTCTCTCCAGCCTGCACGACGCTGCCGATCAGAAAATATTCGATTCTGCAATAGTTATTTCGGACCGGCGTGTCATTGACAAGCAGTTGCGCGATGAGGTTCAGCAGTTCGAGCAGACTTCGGGCGTCGTAGCGGCAATCGACCAGGGTTCGGCCCAACTTCGTGAAGCCCTCGAATCCGGCAAGAAGATCATCGTCTCGACACTCCAGAAATTCCCGTTCATAGTAGACGAGATTTCCAAACAGGCATCCAAGAATTTCGCTGTCATAATCGACGAAGCTCACTCCTCACAAACCGGCGAGAGTACGAAGAGCCTTAAGAAGGCACTCGGATCGCTCGAAGAGGCAGAACAAGAGAACGAACAAGAGCAAGAACTCACCGACGAGGAGGCCGTACTTCGGGAACTGGAAAGCCGCGGACGCCCTAAGAACATCAGCTTTTTCGCGTTTACGGCTACTCCAAAAGAAAAGACAATGGAGCTATTCGGCACTCGCAACGATGATGGTTCTTTTGCCCCCTTCCACCTTTATTCCATGCGCCAGGCTATCGAAGAAGGCTTCATTCTCGACGTATTGAAGAATTACACCACGTTTCAGACCTATTTTAATCTTACCAAGAAGATCGAGAACGACCCGCAGTACGAGAAGAAGAAGGGAATCGCCTTACTTCGGTCATACGTGGAGCTACACGAGCACGCCATAGGCGAAAAGACCGAACTCATAATCGAGCACTTTCTTAAACATGTTTTCCGCCAAATCGACGGTTACGCGAAGGCAATGCTGGTAACCCGTTCGCGACTTCACGCGGTTCGCTACAAGTTAGCATTCGACGAGTACATCCGAAAGAACAGATACCCAATCAAGACTCTGGTCGCTTTCTCAGGCACTGTGGCGGACTCAGGGCAGGAGTACACAGAGCCCGGGATGAATGGGCTGAGAAACGACAAATTAACCGCCGAAACCTTCAAACTGCCCGAGTATAAGTTCCTCATCGTCGCAAACAAGTTCCAAACCGGTTTCGACCAACCTCTACTGCACACGATGTATGTCGACAAGAAGCTTGGCGGTGTCATGGCCGTTCAGACACTGAGCCGTCTGAACAGGACCTATCAGAGCAAGGGCAAGACCGAGGTCTTCGTCCTGGATTTTGCAAACCACGAGGATGAGATACAAAAGGCATTCCAGCCATATTATGACCGCGCAATTCTGACAAAGCCGACCGACCCCAACAAGCTCTATGACTTGGAGAGGACGATCCTCGAATTTGGCCTATTCGATAAAGGCGACGTTGACGCATTCGCATCAGTTTTCTTCAGAAAAGGCGCCACACCGGAGAAACTCCACCCCCTGCTTGATCCGATTGTGGAGGAATACATCAAGCGTGAGAAGAAAGAACGGTTTGACTTCCGTGACCAGGTCAAGAACTACATTCGCCTCTACGCCTTCCTGTCACAGATTATTTCATTCAAGGACGTGGGCCTGGAGAAGCTATATGCTTATTTGCGAATACTGGCCCGCAAGCTCCCATCGGACAAAGAACGACTGCCGGTCGAAATCACCGAAAACGTGAATATGGATACCTATCGCATCCAGCAGATATCCAGTGGCAGTATCGAATTAGAGAAAACTACAGGTGAACTCAAGCCTATTGAGGGCCTCGGGACAGGACGCGGAACCGACGAGAGGGAATTCCTATCCCGCATAATCGAGGAAGTAAATAAGCGCTTCGGGACCGACTTCACTGAAGGCGACAGGGTGTTCTTCGCGGAGCTTGAGACCAGACTTGCCGGAAATGAGACCTTGTCACAAAGCGCAAAGACTAACACGAAAGAAGCTCTGAAACTGGTCTTTGCCCACATCTTCGAGGCACAACTCCACGCGATGGTTGAATCCAATTTCGACATCTACAAGAAGATCGTCGAAAACGCCGAGTTCGGCAGCTTCATAAAAGAGAAGATGTTTGATGAGGTATATGAAAAGCTCAGGACGGAATAA
- a CDS encoding DUF4411 family protein: protein MNDSVSYVLDANVFIEAARRYYAFDLAPGFWQSLIDCAAAEQIRSIDKVADELAKGKDELADWAENNFADAFASTDSNDVTQSYAEIITWVTGQVQFSGAAKADFAQGADGWLVAFARAKGYTVVTHEELAPDVRRKVPIPNVCNAFGVPYINTFQMLRALGVRFN from the coding sequence TTGAATGACTCGGTTTCATATGTGCTCGATGCTAATGTATTCATCGAGGCTGCCCGCCGGTACTATGCCTTTGATTTGGCTCCCGGTTTCTGGCAAAGTTTGATCGACTGCGCAGCGGCTGAGCAAATTAGGAGTATTGACAAAGTGGCCGATGAATTGGCAAAAGGCAAAGACGAACTGGCCGACTGGGCAGAAAACAATTTTGCAGATGCATTCGCATCTACCGACAGCAATGACGTGACTCAGTCATATGCGGAAATCATCACTTGGGTCACCGGCCAAGTTCAATTTTCAGGTGCGGCTAAGGCCGATTTTGCTCAAGGCGCAGATGGATGGTTGGTGGCATTTGCCAGGGCGAAAGGGTACACAGTGGTTACACACGAGGAGCTCGCCCCCGACGTGAGAAGAAAGGTTCCGATACCCAATGTCTGCAATGCGTTTGGTGTACCTTATATCAATACTTTCCAGATGTTGAGGGCTCTTGGTGTGCGATTCAATTAG